The Salinibaculum sp. SYNS191 genome has a window encoding:
- the ligA gene encoding NAD-dependent DNA ligase LigA produces the protein MTTAAQAPEDNPYVEDPDTDFEPVAELSEEAAREQAAQLREAIRYHDYRYYVASDPVVGDRTYDALFARLEDLEEAFDLDRSGSPTQRVGSEPVDELDTVDHVAPMLSIDQSGEAEDVRAFDERVRDELGVDAVTYMCEPKFDGLSVEVVYEDGVYERAATRGDGERGDDVTAQVRTIPSVPQRLRGDYPEFLAVRGEVYMPRDAFQQFNRERVEAGQDPFANPRNAAAGTLRQLDPSVVAERPLAVFFFSVLDASVDFTTHAERNERLPAWGLRVSTDSEHVDDIEDAIDYREQMLDARDDLDYEIDGVVVKVDDFDACEQLGRTSRAPRWAFAYKFPARSERTTVRDIVVQVGRTGRLTPVALLDPVEVGGVTVSRASLHNPEEIARLDVAVGDEVHVKRAGDVIPDVAEVVEKHAEGHFDFPDTCPVCDSPVERDGPLAFCTGGVACPAQLERAVKHYASRDALDIEGLGEKSVAQLVEAGLVEGLADLYTLEEAELRELEGWGETSAENLVSEIGATTEPPLADFLTALGIPEVGSTTARSLAQHFGTFEGIEDASEDELREVADIGETVAAEIRGFFESEQNRAAIDALLEHVTPQEAETSSGDELDGLTMVFTGALDRFTRSEAQDLVERHGGSATSSVSGNTDYLVAGENPGQSKRDDADANDVPVLSEEDFLDLLDERGVDV, from the coding sequence ATGACCACGGCCGCGCAGGCCCCCGAGGACAACCCCTACGTCGAGGACCCCGACACGGACTTCGAGCCGGTCGCGGAACTGAGCGAGGAAGCGGCCCGCGAGCAGGCCGCCCAGCTCCGGGAGGCCATCCGCTACCACGACTACCGCTACTACGTCGCCAGCGACCCCGTCGTCGGCGACCGGACCTACGACGCCCTCTTTGCGCGGCTGGAGGACCTGGAGGAGGCCTTCGACCTGGACCGGTCGGGCAGCCCCACCCAGCGCGTCGGCAGCGAACCCGTCGACGAACTCGACACCGTCGACCACGTCGCGCCAATGCTCTCCATCGACCAGAGCGGCGAGGCCGAGGACGTCCGTGCCTTCGACGAGCGCGTCCGCGACGAACTCGGCGTCGACGCGGTGACGTACATGTGCGAGCCGAAGTTCGACGGGCTCTCCGTCGAGGTGGTCTACGAGGACGGCGTCTACGAGCGGGCCGCCACGCGGGGCGACGGCGAGCGCGGCGACGACGTGACAGCGCAGGTGCGCACGATTCCGAGCGTCCCACAGCGCCTGCGCGGCGACTACCCCGAGTTCCTGGCGGTCCGCGGCGAGGTGTACATGCCCCGGGACGCCTTCCAGCAGTTCAACCGCGAGCGCGTCGAGGCCGGGCAGGACCCCTTCGCCAACCCGCGCAACGCCGCCGCCGGGACGCTCCGGCAACTCGACCCCTCGGTCGTCGCCGAGCGACCGCTGGCCGTCTTCTTCTTCTCGGTGCTCGACGCCTCGGTCGACTTTACGACCCACGCCGAGCGCAACGAGCGCCTGCCGGCGTGGGGCCTGCGGGTCAGCACGGACAGCGAGCACGTCGACGACATCGAGGACGCCATCGACTACCGCGAGCAGATGCTCGACGCTCGCGACGACCTCGACTACGAGATAGACGGCGTCGTCGTCAAGGTCGACGACTTCGACGCCTGCGAGCAACTGGGTCGGACCTCCCGCGCGCCGCGGTGGGCCTTCGCCTACAAGTTCCCCGCCCGCAGCGAGCGGACGACGGTCCGGGACATCGTCGTCCAGGTCGGCCGGACCGGCCGCCTGACGCCCGTCGCGCTGCTGGACCCGGTGGAGGTCGGCGGCGTCACCGTCTCGCGGGCCAGCCTGCACAACCCCGAGGAGATCGCCCGCCTGGACGTCGCCGTCGGCGACGAGGTCCACGTCAAGCGCGCCGGCGACGTCATCCCCGACGTGGCCGAGGTGGTCGAGAAACACGCCGAGGGGCACTTCGACTTTCCCGACACCTGCCCGGTCTGTGACAGCCCCGTCGAGCGCGACGGGCCGCTCGCCTTTTGCACCGGCGGCGTCGCCTGCCCCGCGCAACTGGAGCGGGCCGTGAAGCACTACGCCAGCCGCGACGCGCTGGACATCGAGGGACTGGGGGAGAAAAGCGTCGCACAGCTCGTCGAGGCCGGCCTCGTCGAGGGACTGGCCGACCTCTACACGCTGGAGGAAGCCGAGCTTCGAGAGCTAGAGGGATGGGGCGAGACCAGCGCCGAGAACCTCGTTTCCGAGATAGGGGCCACGACGGAGCCGCCGCTCGCGGACTTCCTGACGGCGCTCGGCATCCCCGAGGTCGGCTCGACCACCGCCCGGTCGCTCGCCCAGCACTTCGGTACCTTCGAGGGTATCGAGGACGCCAGCGAGGACGAACTGCGGGAGGTGGCAGACATCGGGGAGACGGTCGCTGCGGAGATTCGGGGCTTCTTCGAGAGCGAGCAGAACCGCGCGGCCATCGACGCGCTGTTAGAGCACGTCACGCCACAGGAGGCCGAGACGAGCAGCGGCGACGAACTCGACGGGCTGACGATGGTGTTCACCGGGGCGCTGGACCGTTTCACCAGGAGCGAGGCACAGGACCTCGTCGAGCGCCACGGCGGGTCGGCGACCAGCAGCGTCTCGGGCAACACGGACTACCTCGTCGCCGGCGAGAATCCGGGCCAGAGCAAGCGCGACGACGCCGACGCCAACGACGTGCCGGTGCTCTCCGAGGAGGACTTTCTCGACCTGCTGGACGAGCGGGGCGTCGACGTCTAG
- a CDS encoding DUF7519 family protein — MSTETSTHTGRPTLTSTAITAVVTAGLVALLFGEVDLVLWPALFGTAGAACFAASLHLVSTARMETVTGVLASLLTVAVGVGFLVGTVGTVLVLVGSFFPVETTGQLVTRSLLLLSQVGVVVGCLFAVLGVAVGVRNVVDGSTLASYFWLTVKTSLVPAVAGAAMVVGAYLTSGSQPPVLLGPLLAGVGDWLLAPAPVTTHLGTLALLVAVAALSVRAAIAALPVAELLADSGGGETEQRRVEGVRRALTWTAAVGVVGAIPLAVLEVGGGPTDLRQLVGPGLYRTLVELSTAPPLRSVLVGATAVAVPTVVATRLLRRAARGSITGFLSRIGPFVGGAVVTAVAIAVAQSVVAWLVASIAAELPTPFETAFRESVTLYTDFFGAGTIVVVLVALLVGVTAAVVLVGRLALLAGYLSGETAGYSLASGGLFVAATFAGTVDAPAWLVFGGLVGAFLVWDVGRYGTTLGEEIGRRAPTRNAELVHAGGTLAVGLVGTVLAYGVATTIEADIAADSPTAVVALMGVLAGIVFLVAALR; from the coding sequence ATGAGCACCGAAACGTCCACCCACACCGGCCGGCCGACGCTGACGAGCACGGCCATCACCGCCGTCGTCACGGCCGGCCTCGTCGCACTCCTGTTCGGCGAGGTCGACCTCGTGCTGTGGCCGGCGCTGTTCGGGACGGCGGGCGCGGCCTGCTTCGCCGCGAGCCTCCACCTCGTCTCGACAGCGCGGATGGAGACCGTGACGGGCGTCCTCGCCAGCCTGCTGACCGTGGCCGTCGGCGTCGGCTTCCTCGTCGGGACCGTGGGCACGGTGCTGGTGCTCGTCGGCTCCTTCTTCCCCGTCGAGACCACCGGACAGCTCGTCACCCGCTCGCTCCTGTTGCTCAGCCAGGTCGGCGTCGTCGTCGGCTGCCTGTTCGCCGTCCTCGGCGTGGCCGTCGGCGTCCGCAACGTCGTCGACGGCTCCACCCTGGCGTCGTACTTCTGGCTGACCGTCAAGACCAGCCTCGTCCCCGCCGTCGCCGGCGCGGCGATGGTCGTCGGCGCGTACCTGACCAGCGGCAGCCAGCCGCCGGTACTGCTCGGACCGCTGCTGGCCGGAGTAGGCGACTGGCTGCTCGCGCCCGCGCCCGTGACGACACACCTCGGGACGCTGGCGCTGCTGGTCGCGGTCGCCGCGCTGTCGGTCCGGGCGGCCATCGCCGCACTCCCCGTCGCGGAACTGCTCGCCGACAGCGGGGGCGGCGAGACCGAGCAGCGCCGCGTCGAGGGGGTCCGGCGAGCCCTGACCTGGACGGCCGCGGTCGGCGTCGTCGGCGCGATTCCCCTCGCCGTCCTCGAAGTGGGCGGCGGCCCGACCGACCTCCGCCAACTCGTCGGGCCGGGGCTGTACCGCACGCTGGTCGAGCTGTCGACGGCCCCGCCGCTCCGGTCGGTCCTCGTCGGCGCCACGGCCGTCGCGGTGCCGACGGTGGTCGCGACCCGGTTGCTCCGGCGGGCCGCACGCGGGTCGATTACTGGCTTTCTCAGCAGAATCGGCCCCTTCGTCGGTGGCGCCGTCGTCACTGCGGTCGCCATCGCCGTCGCGCAGTCGGTGGTCGCCTGGCTCGTCGCGTCGATCGCCGCCGAGCTACCCACTCCTTTCGAGACGGCGTTCCGCGAGAGCGTGACGCTCTACACCGACTTCTTCGGGGCTGGCACCATCGTCGTCGTGCTCGTGGCGCTGCTCGTCGGCGTGACGGCAGCGGTGGTCCTCGTCGGCCGCCTCGCACTCCTCGCGGGCTACCTGTCGGGGGAGACGGCCGGGTACTCGCTGGCAAGCGGCGGCCTGTTCGTCGCCGCCACCTTCGCCGGCACGGTCGACGCGCCGGCGTGGCTGGTCTTCGGCGGCCTCGTCGGCGCGTTCCTCGTCTGGGACGTCGGCCGCTACGGGACGACGCTGGGCGAGGAAATCGGCCGACGCGCCCCGACGCGCAACGCCGAACTCGTCCACGCCGGCGGGACGCTGGCGGTCGGACTGGTCGGGACGGTTCTGGCCTACGGCGTCGCGACGACCATCGAGGCCGACATCGCCGCCGACTCGCCGACCGCCGTCGTCGCGCTGATGGGCGTGCTCGCCGGCATCGTCTTCCTCGTCGCGGCGCTGCGGTGA
- a CDS encoding MBL fold metallo-hydrolase, which translates to MALPGGVYAFSQTVSRDGTDQTFHPSAVETAKGLLLVDVGFPGLTDQVEANLAEAGFDWSDVRGVVLTHQDGDHAGGLADLLERATPTVYAHERCAPYVDGRKSPLKSPDGERYPPADVDVELVDGVSFNTAAGPMDVVFTPGHAPGHVSLHLPEAGLLLAGDALTADADGLQGPNEMYTPDMDEALSSAERLADLDFDRTLCHHGGVVAEGTDRVADIVAAGR; encoded by the coding sequence ATGGCACTCCCAGGCGGCGTTTACGCGTTCTCACAGACAGTTTCGCGCGACGGGACCGACCAGACCTTCCACCCGTCGGCCGTCGAGACGGCCAAGGGGCTGTTGCTCGTCGACGTCGGCTTTCCGGGGCTGACGGACCAGGTGGAGGCGAACCTCGCCGAGGCCGGGTTCGACTGGAGCGACGTCCGCGGCGTCGTCCTCACCCACCAGGACGGCGACCACGCGGGCGGCCTCGCGGACCTGCTGGAGCGGGCGACGCCGACCGTCTACGCCCACGAGCGATGTGCGCCCTACGTCGACGGCCGCAAGTCGCCGCTCAAGTCGCCCGACGGCGAGCGGTACCCGCCCGCCGACGTGGACGTGGAACTCGTCGACGGCGTCTCCTTCAACACCGCGGCCGGACCGATGGACGTCGTCTTCACGCCCGGTCACGCGCCGGGTCACGTCTCGCTGCACCTGCCCGAGGCGGGCCTGTTGCTGGCCGGCGACGCGCTGACCGCCGACGCCGACGGACTGCAGGGTCCTAACGAGATGTACACGCCCGACATGGACGAGGCACTTTCCTCCGCCGAGCGACTGGCTGACCTCGACTTCGACCGGACGCTGTGTCACCACGGCGGCGTCGTCGCGGAGGGGACTGACCGCGTCGCTGACATCGTCGCCGCCGGGCGCTGA
- a CDS encoding DUF7344 domain-containing protein, whose protein sequence is MSSETADADFLRSGDEDDATGGVTLDPSLDSVIGALTDHRRRGVLYVLSDRDEPTFVVDLAQKVALMDPGEDDIETILTELHHVHLPKLSRADLVTFDESANTVRYTGDERVDELLDRAREREQRD, encoded by the coding sequence ATGTCTTCCGAGACGGCCGACGCCGACTTCCTTCGGAGTGGGGACGAGGACGACGCGACCGGGGGCGTCACACTCGACCCGTCGCTCGACTCGGTCATCGGGGCCCTGACCGACCACCGTCGGCGGGGGGTACTCTACGTTCTCTCCGACCGGGACGAACCCACGTTCGTGGTCGACCTCGCGCAGAAGGTCGCTCTGATGGACCCGGGCGAGGACGACATCGAGACTATTCTGACCGAACTCCACCACGTCCACCTGCCGAAACTGTCACGAGCAGACCTCGTGACGTTCGACGAGTCCGCCAACACCGTCCGCTACACCGGCGACGAGCGCGTCGACGAACTCCTCGACCGGGCGCGGGAACGCGAACAGCGGGACTGA
- a CDS encoding ABC transporter ATP-binding protein: MPALEAAALTKDFGGVTAVRDLDLTVREGEVFGFLGPNGAGKSTTINIVLDYLKPTSGSVEVFGIDAQADPVAVRDHVGVLPEGFNVLGQKTGREHVAFAAESKGVDDDPDAVLDLVGLDSVADRSAAAYSKGMRQRLALGMAIVGDPDLLILDEPTTGLDPNGARFVRDTVTSLSADGTAVFFSSHILDQVEAVADRVGILRQGELVAVDSIDGLRAAAGGGGRLDVTLAAQPSEDCLARVRDVAGVTDVSADGRTVTVACEDAAKAAVVDAVRADGATVENFETSRTSLDELFAQYT, encoded by the coding sequence ATGCCCGCACTCGAAGCCGCTGCCCTCACGAAGGACTTCGGCGGCGTCACCGCCGTCCGCGACCTCGACCTGACGGTCCGGGAGGGGGAGGTCTTCGGCTTTCTCGGGCCCAACGGGGCCGGGAAGTCGACGACCATCAACATCGTGCTCGACTACCTCAAGCCCACCAGCGGGTCCGTCGAGGTGTTCGGCATCGACGCGCAGGCCGACCCCGTCGCCGTCCGCGACCACGTGGGCGTCCTCCCCGAGGGGTTCAACGTCCTCGGGCAGAAGACCGGCCGGGAGCACGTCGCCTTCGCCGCGGAGTCGAAGGGCGTCGACGACGACCCCGACGCCGTCCTCGACCTCGTTGGCCTCGACAGCGTCGCCGACCGCTCGGCCGCCGCGTACTCGAAGGGGATGCGCCAGCGCCTCGCGCTCGGCATGGCCATCGTCGGCGACCCCGACCTGCTCATCCTCGACGAACCGACGACCGGCCTGGACCCCAACGGCGCGCGGTTCGTCCGCGACACCGTGACCAGCCTCAGCGCGGACGGCACGGCCGTGTTCTTCTCCAGCCACATCCTGGACCAGGTGGAAGCGGTCGCGGACCGCGTCGGCATCCTCCGGCAGGGTGAACTCGTCGCCGTCGACTCCATCGACGGTCTCCGTGCCGCGGCCGGCGGCGGGGGCCGCCTGGACGTGACGCTGGCTGCCCAACCTTCCGAGGACTGTCTCGCTCGCGTGCGCGACGTGGCCGGCGTCACCGACGTCAGCGCGGACGGCCGGACGGTGACCGTCGCCTGTGAGGACGCCGCGAAGGCGGCCGTCGTCGACGCAGTCCGTGCCGACGGCGCGACCGTCGAGAACTTCGAGACCAGCCGGACGTCTCTGGACGAACTTTTCGCACAGTACACATGA
- a CDS encoding AAA family ATPase, translating to MDHERAGDLCTRILDAVGEAVIADREFLETLMTGILARGHVLLEDVPGTGKTLTARSFATALNLDFQRIQFTPDLLPSDITGSNIYNEAAGSFEFSPGPVFANVVLADEINRAPPKTQAALLEAMGEQQVTVDGTTHELPDPFFVIATQNPVEQEGTFGLPEAQRDRFVIKTAMGYPDRDGERELLARRAGRVEQAPSVDPVVDGERVSALQRVPEGVTMDERLRDYVVDLGRATREDRRVEVGVSPRGVQRLFEAARALAVLRGRDYVVPDDVKRVVAPVFTHRIVLTADASVRGTDRSEVVASVLDSVEVPAVGGEPQDGSGGGGSPRPDGHRQDGES from the coding sequence ATGGACCACGAGCGCGCCGGCGACCTCTGTACGCGGATTCTGGACGCGGTGGGCGAGGCCGTCATCGCGGACAGGGAGTTCCTGGAGACGCTGATGACCGGCATCCTGGCGCGGGGACACGTCCTGCTGGAGGACGTGCCGGGGACGGGCAAGACGCTCACGGCGCGGAGTTTCGCCACCGCACTGAACCTCGACTTCCAGCGCATCCAGTTCACCCCGGACCTGTTGCCCTCCGACATCACCGGGTCGAACATCTACAACGAGGCCGCCGGCTCCTTCGAGTTCTCGCCGGGGCCGGTCTTCGCGAACGTCGTCCTCGCCGACGAGATAAACCGCGCGCCGCCGAAGACACAGGCCGCGCTGCTGGAGGCGATGGGCGAACAGCAGGTCACCGTCGACGGGACGACACACGAACTCCCCGACCCCTTCTTCGTCATCGCGACGCAGAACCCCGTCGAGCAGGAGGGGACCTTCGGCCTGCCCGAGGCCCAGCGTGACCGCTTCGTCATCAAGACGGCCATGGGCTATCCCGACCGCGACGGCGAGCGGGAACTGCTGGCCCGCCGTGCCGGCCGCGTGGAGCAGGCCCCCAGCGTCGACCCAGTCGTCGACGGCGAGCGCGTCTCCGCCCTCCAGCGCGTCCCCGAGGGCGTGACGATGGACGAGCGCCTGCGCGACTACGTCGTTGACCTCGGTCGGGCGACCCGCGAGGACCGCCGCGTCGAGGTCGGCGTCTCACCGCGGGGGGTCCAGCGCCTGTTCGAGGCCGCCCGCGCCCTCGCCGTGCTCCGTGGGCGCGACTACGTCGTCCCCGACGACGTCAAGCGGGTCGTCGCGCCCGTCTTCACCCACCGCATCGTCCTGACCGCCGACGCCAGCGTCCGCGGGACCGACCGCTCGGAAGTCGTCGCGTCGGTGCTGGATAGCGTCGAGGTCCCGGCCGTCGGCGGCGAGCCACAGGACGGCAGCGGGGGCGGCGGGTCACCGCGGCCCGACGGCCACCGTCAGGACGGGGAGTCGTAG
- a CDS encoding DUF7344 domain-containing protein, which yields MSQAKPGVRSEEDIRKAVRNTRRRYVLYHLCHSDGVAQFDDLVERIAAWETESPSGNVPARKRESVYSSLYQTHLPKLERIGLVTHDTSAGTVKLTEKGERISVYCAANTLPATAFPKVTLGLGGLVLSLLVAGHLGAIAAGLTIGLAAAGVAGLVLALVRQVRSDHAWHRRYRQRGPDYIVEIDER from the coding sequence ATGTCACAGGCGAAACCGGGGGTACGGAGCGAGGAGGACATACGCAAGGCAGTCCGGAACACCCGCCGGCGGTACGTGCTGTATCACCTGTGTCACAGCGACGGCGTCGCGCAGTTCGACGACCTCGTCGAGCGAATCGCCGCGTGGGAGACGGAGTCCCCGTCCGGGAACGTTCCGGCGCGAAAGCGGGAGTCCGTCTACAGTTCGCTCTACCAGACCCACCTGCCGAAACTGGAGCGCATCGGCCTGGTCACGCACGACACGAGTGCGGGGACGGTGAAACTGACCGAGAAGGGCGAGCGAATATCGGTGTACTGCGCGGCCAACACCCTGCCAGCCACGGCGTTCCCGAAGGTCACGCTCGGGCTGGGCGGACTCGTCCTGTCGCTGCTCGTCGCCGGCCACCTCGGTGCCATCGCTGCCGGGCTCACCATCGGGCTCGCTGCCGCGGGGGTCGCCGGCCTCGTGCTGGCGCTCGTGCGGCAGGTCCGGTCGGACCACGCGTGGCATCGCCGGTACCGCCAGCGCGGCCCGGACTACATCGTCGAAATCGACGAGCGCTGA
- a CDS encoding ABC transporter permease has product MSWAVVARKDFQDAIRSRALWGLSAVFLLLVGGVSVLYATVEEVAGGDPSALGLIFFVASAIGLFVSVAAIVTCYKSVAGERETGSMKILLSLPHTRGDVVFGKLVGRTAVLAVPIVVALFVGVVAGMALLGEFAAVPTVLFGLVGLLFALTYAGIMVGLSATTGSTTRAAALAIGFLLVFEFLWDVVVLGLTYVANGFAFPATAADFPAWIYPVSQVPPSSAFVTSLTAVIPDAPVQAGGTAPAADAFEAAFATPWVGIVALVLWTVVPVVLGYLRFRSADL; this is encoded by the coding sequence ATGAGCTGGGCCGTCGTCGCGCGCAAGGACTTCCAGGACGCCATCCGCTCGCGGGCGCTGTGGGGCCTGTCGGCCGTCTTCCTCCTGCTGGTCGGCGGCGTCTCGGTGCTGTACGCCACCGTCGAGGAGGTGGCCGGCGGGGACCCCTCCGCGCTCGGGCTCATCTTCTTCGTCGCCAGCGCGATCGGCCTGTTCGTCTCCGTCGCCGCCATCGTCACCTGCTACAAGTCGGTCGCGGGCGAGCGCGAGACGGGCAGCATGAAGATACTGCTCTCGCTGCCACACACCCGCGGCGACGTCGTGTTCGGGAAACTCGTCGGCCGAACCGCCGTCCTGGCGGTGCCCATCGTCGTGGCGCTTTTCGTCGGCGTCGTCGCCGGCATGGCGCTGCTGGGCGAGTTCGCGGCCGTTCCGACGGTCCTCTTTGGCCTCGTCGGCCTCCTCTTCGCGCTGACCTACGCCGGCATCATGGTCGGTCTCTCTGCCACGACCGGGTCGACCACCCGCGCCGCGGCGCTGGCAATCGGGTTCCTGCTCGTCTTCGAGTTCCTCTGGGACGTCGTCGTGCTGGGGTTGACCTACGTCGCCAACGGCTTCGCGTTCCCGGCGACCGCCGCCGACTTCCCGGCGTGGATATACCCCGTCAGCCAGGTGCCGCCCAGCAGCGCGTTCGTCACGAGTCTCACGGCCGTCATCCCGGACGCCCCCGTCCAGGCCGGCGGGACCGCACCCGCCGCCGACGCGTTCGAGGCCGCCTTCGCCACGCCCTGGGTCGGCATCGTCGCGCTGGTGCTGTGGACCGTCGTCCCGGTCGTGCTGGGCTACCTGCGCTTCCGGAGCGCGGACCTCTGA
- a CDS encoding ABC transporter permease subunit gives MRWHRLAREEVRDATRTRTLLVTVAIFALVGGAQGYLSTTTGDPETLRAALPLVVLSAMTLLVPIVALGLSYEGIAGPRTSGSLQFLLGLPYSRRDYFLGTYVGRAALVATGVVSGFVALALGAAVRGVFVSPTKTLLAAVLGATLGVVFVAVGVSISASVRSTAAAGTLAFGAFLLFFFFWSSLPGLLAYVANGFAQPETLPGWTPYVRSLNPVSSFQVLVDAFVAGPDFGGGGFIGTGVESVGLAVAVLLGWLTLVPLAAYRRFSAGDL, from the coding sequence ATGAGGTGGCACAGACTCGCCCGGGAAGAGGTCCGGGACGCGACGCGGACGCGGACGTTGCTGGTCACCGTCGCCATCTTCGCGCTCGTCGGCGGCGCACAGGGCTATCTCAGCACCACGACCGGCGACCCGGAGACGCTGCGAGCGGCGCTGCCGCTGGTGGTCCTGAGCGCGATGACGCTGCTGGTCCCCATCGTCGCGCTGGGGCTGAGCTACGAGGGCATCGCCGGCCCGCGCACGAGCGGGAGCCTGCAGTTCCTGCTCGGGTTGCCCTACAGCCGCCGGGACTACTTCCTCGGGACCTACGTCGGCCGCGCGGCGCTGGTCGCCACGGGCGTCGTCTCGGGGTTCGTCGCGCTGGCGCTGGGTGCGGCCGTCCGGGGCGTCTTCGTCTCGCCGACGAAGACCCTCCTGGCCGCCGTTCTCGGCGCGACGCTGGGTGTCGTCTTCGTCGCCGTCGGCGTCAGCATCTCCGCGAGCGTCCGCTCGACTGCCGCCGCCGGTACGCTGGCCTTCGGCGCGTTCCTCCTCTTCTTTTTCTTCTGGTCGTCGCTGCCCGGTCTGCTCGCCTACGTCGCCAACGGCTTCGCCCAGCCCGAGACGTTGCCGGGGTGGACGCCCTACGTCCGCTCGCTCAACCCCGTCTCCTCGTTCCAGGTGCTCGTCGACGCCTTCGTCGCCGGCCCGGACTTTGGGGGCGGGGGCTTCATCGGGACCGGCGTCGAGTCGGTCGGACTCGCCGTCGCCGTCCTCCTCGGGTGGCTGACGCTCGTGCCGCTGGCGGCCTACCGCCGGTTCAGCGCCGGTGACCTCTAG
- a CDS encoding pyridoxal-phosphate-dependent aminotransferase family protein: protein MTKKREYKDDYPNKTLYLPGPTEVREDVIEAMAEPMFGHRMDRMTDLYTTIVEDTKEFLGTDDDVIILTASGTEFWEATTLNLVDENMLVATSGAFSERQANVADRLGKTVDRIEYEWGTAVKPEDIRDALENGDRDYDAVGVVMNETSTGVRNPVEEIGDLMGDYPDTYFVVDAISCLGGDYVDVEEHNIDCIFTSTQKAFAMPPGLAVCTVSDAAYERELDKDSASWYGGFQRCLDYYDRKGQTHSTPAIPIMLAYRKQMKHMLEEGHEARDQRHREMAEYARDWAREHFGLFAEEGYESQTVTCVENTQGIDVAATVEEVSEEYDMVFSSGYGDLSEESFRIGHMGEHTVESVKELTDAIEDVAGL, encoded by the coding sequence GTGACCAAGAAACGCGAATACAAAGACGACTATCCGAACAAGACGCTGTATCTCCCGGGACCGACCGAGGTTCGCGAGGACGTCATCGAGGCCATGGCCGAACCGATGTTCGGCCACCGGATGGACCGGATGACCGACCTCTACACGACCATCGTCGAGGACACCAAGGAGTTTCTCGGCACCGACGACGACGTCATCATCCTCACGGCCTCCGGCACCGAGTTCTGGGAGGCGACCACGCTCAACCTGGTCGACGAGAACATGCTCGTGGCGACCTCCGGCGCGTTCAGCGAGCGCCAGGCCAACGTCGCCGACCGCCTGGGCAAGACCGTCGACCGCATCGAGTACGAGTGGGGCACGGCGGTCAAACCCGAGGACATCCGCGACGCGCTCGAAAACGGCGACAGGGACTACGACGCCGTCGGCGTCGTGATGAACGAGACGTCGACGGGCGTCAGGAACCCGGTCGAGGAAATCGGCGACCTCATGGGGGACTACCCGGACACCTACTTCGTCGTCGACGCCATCTCCTGTCTCGGCGGCGACTACGTCGACGTCGAGGAACACAACATCGACTGCATCTTCACCTCGACGCAGAAGGCCTTCGCGATGCCGCCCGGACTGGCCGTCTGTACCGTCAGCGACGCCGCCTACGAGCGGGAACTCGACAAGGACTCCGCCTCCTGGTACGGCGGTTTCCAGCGCTGTCTGGACTACTACGACCGGAAGGGCCAGACCCACTCGACGCCGGCCATCCCCATCATGCTGGCCTACCGCAAGCAGATGAAACACATGCTGGAGGAGGGCCACGAGGCCCGCGACCAGCGCCACCGCGAGATGGCCGAGTACGCCCGCGACTGGGCGCGCGAGCACTTCGGCCTGTTCGCCGAGGAGGGCTACGAGTCCCAGACAGTGACCTGCGTCGAGAACACGCAGGGCATCGACGTCGCCGCCACCGTCGAGGAAGTCTCCGAGGAGTACGACATGGTCTTCTCCAGTGGCTACGGCGACCTGAGCGAGGAGTCGTTCCGCATCGGCCACATGGGCGAACACACCGTCGAGAGCGTCAAGGAACTCACCGACGCCATCGAAGACGTCGCCGGCCTCTGA